A section of the Stenotrophomonas sp. 364 genome encodes:
- a CDS encoding LysR family transcriptional regulator, which yields MRGSEFAELKAFVAIVDRSSFAQAADHLGLSRSALSQTIRQLEARLGVRLLNRTTRSVSPTEPGRRLHERMAPMLREMDAAVAEAVDTRTRTSGTLRINTLSMAAKRLIAPRLGRFARAHPDVVLDIVIDDGLSDIAGEGFDAGIRVGNRVQKDMVAVRMTPDVELLAVASPDYLARHGEPRTPEELSRHACILWRFPGSGRIAGWEFSKAGKTVEFLGEGNVISNHQDIIVPAALQGLGILYAYNDDDIAEALRDGRLRRVLADWSPKVPGLYLYYSSRRHMLPALRAFIDCMLDRDLGGEAD from the coding sequence ATGCGCGGCTCTGAATTTGCAGAACTGAAGGCGTTCGTCGCCATCGTGGACAGGTCAAGCTTCGCCCAGGCGGCCGATCACCTGGGGCTCTCCCGGTCCGCGCTCAGTCAGACCATTCGCCAGCTGGAAGCGCGACTGGGCGTGCGCCTGTTGAACCGGACCACGCGCAGTGTTTCTCCCACCGAGCCGGGCAGGCGGCTGCACGAACGCATGGCGCCGATGCTGCGGGAAATGGACGCGGCCGTAGCGGAGGCGGTGGACACACGGACCCGTACCTCGGGAACGCTGCGCATCAACACGCTCAGCATGGCTGCCAAGCGTCTGATCGCGCCACGGCTTGGACGTTTCGCACGTGCCCATCCCGATGTGGTGCTGGACATCGTGATCGATGACGGCCTGAGCGACATCGCGGGCGAAGGGTTCGATGCCGGCATCCGCGTGGGCAATCGCGTGCAGAAGGATATGGTTGCGGTCCGAATGACGCCCGATGTCGAACTGCTTGCCGTCGCATCGCCGGACTATCTTGCCCGCCACGGTGAACCCAGGACGCCTGAGGAGCTGAGCCGACACGCCTGCATCCTTTGGCGCTTCCCCGGCAGCGGCAGGATTGCGGGCTGGGAATTCAGTAAAGCGGGGAAAACCGTCGAGTTCCTCGGCGAAGGAAACGTGATCTCCAACCACCAGGACATCATCGTGCCCGCAGCGTTGCAGGGACTTGGAATCCTGTATGCCTATAACGACGATGACATCGCCGAGGCACTGCGCGATGGCCGCCTGCGGCGCGTACTGGCGGACTGGTCGCCCAAGGTCCCTGGCCTTTACCTGTACTACTCGAGCCGCCGGCATATGCTGCCGGCGTTGCGGGCTTTCATCGACTGTATGCTGGATCGGGACTTGGGCGGTGAAGCAGATTGA
- a CDS encoding VIT family protein — translation MIHREFHRSQRGGCLRAGVLGANDGLLSTSSLIVAMVGAGAATHTVLITGLSGLLAGALSMAAGEYVSVSSQADAEKADTEKERGELAKQPDAELLELTTIYEKRGLSRQLAAEVARELTAHDPLSAHLRDELGIHELTKARPLEAAVASAASFVLGALPPVLMVALLNHSGLAAAIVLMTLVILGILGALAAKLGGASQLRGTLRVVIWGAMAMGSTYAIGTWFESLATS, via the coding sequence ATGATTCACAGAGAATTTCACCGAAGCCAGCGTGGCGGGTGCTTGCGCGCTGGCGTTTTGGGTGCGAATGACGGGCTTCTTTCTACCAGCAGCCTGATCGTGGCAATGGTCGGTGCTGGGGCAGCGACGCACACCGTTCTCATCACTGGACTATCTGGACTTCTTGCCGGCGCCCTTTCAATGGCTGCTGGCGAGTATGTCTCAGTCAGCTCGCAAGCCGATGCGGAGAAAGCCGATACAGAAAAAGAGCGTGGTGAGCTTGCCAAACAGCCGGATGCAGAGCTGCTTGAACTGACTACCATTTACGAAAAGCGAGGACTGAGCCGCCAACTGGCCGCGGAGGTGGCTCGTGAGCTCACTGCGCATGATCCCCTATCTGCTCACCTTCGAGACGAGCTTGGCATACATGAGCTTACCAAGGCCCGGCCTTTAGAGGCCGCGGTCGCCTCTGCAGCTTCATTCGTGCTCGGAGCGCTCCCACCTGTCCTCATGGTCGCACTTCTGAACCACAGCGGCTTGGCAGCGGCGATAGTGCTTATGACTCTCGTCATCCTGGGCATCCTGGGAGCTCTCGCAGCCAAGCTCGGAGGCGCATCACAATTGCGCGGGACCTTACGCGTGGTGATCTGGGGCGCAATGGCGATGGGAAGCACGTATGCGATTGGCACATGGTTCGAATCACTCGCCACAAGCTGA
- a CDS encoding ATP-binding protein codes for MLVVLLGVLSLLMLLAAGLSYRAGLQEAGELFDARLVQSSRVLLSLVDEPLSDLSAFPGDPIVLRGWHGRADGVGEALAFKDGHAYESKLAFQIWTPEGRLLLRSDSAPTAPMASLSPGYADVDIEGAQWRTFTLRSPQGRWFQSAERSDIRQELAEDIAVGTLLPLLLALPVMALVIWLTVAWATRSLRKVSTDIGERDLDRMTPLDDTKLPEEVHGLVRALNELLQRLDLALARERRFIADAAHELRTPISAVKVHADNARLALLDEERHESQRLLARGVERVERLVSQLLSLSRTERSIGKDAFAKLSLDALVSNEVEELRALAASKSHVMNLVLDRADVFGDEFSLGLLVRNLVENAIRYTPEHGVVVVSTEQTGEQCVLTVEDSGPGIPKDLQGRVFDRFYRVIGSGAEGSGLGLSIVQETLEAHDGAITLGTSQCLNGLKVTVQLPSRAQQPR; via the coding sequence CTGCTGGTCGTGTTGCTGGGGGTGCTCTCCCTGCTCATGCTCCTGGCGGCCGGTCTGAGTTATCGGGCCGGTCTGCAGGAGGCCGGGGAACTGTTCGACGCTCGGCTGGTGCAGTCCTCGCGGGTGCTGTTGAGCCTGGTGGACGAGCCGCTCAGCGATCTGAGCGCGTTTCCCGGCGATCCCATCGTCCTGCGCGGTTGGCACGGGCGCGCCGACGGCGTTGGCGAGGCATTGGCCTTCAAAGACGGGCACGCCTACGAAAGTAAGCTGGCCTTTCAGATATGGACGCCTGAGGGTCGCCTGCTGCTCCGATCGGACAGTGCGCCCACTGCGCCAATGGCGAGCTTGTCGCCGGGCTACGCGGATGTCGACATAGAAGGGGCGCAGTGGCGCACCTTCACGCTGCGCTCTCCACAGGGTCGATGGTTTCAGTCCGCCGAGCGCTCGGACATCCGCCAGGAGCTGGCCGAGGACATTGCCGTCGGCACGCTGCTGCCGCTGTTGCTTGCGCTTCCGGTGATGGCCTTGGTCATCTGGCTGACGGTCGCCTGGGCGACGCGCTCGTTGCGGAAAGTCTCCACCGATATCGGTGAGCGTGACCTCGACCGAATGACACCTTTGGATGACACGAAGCTCCCAGAGGAGGTCCACGGCCTGGTTCGCGCGTTGAACGAGCTGCTGCAGCGGCTTGATCTGGCATTGGCACGCGAACGTCGCTTTATCGCAGATGCTGCGCACGAGCTGCGCACGCCGATCAGCGCGGTGAAGGTTCATGCAGACAACGCGCGACTGGCGTTGTTGGATGAGGAGCGCCACGAGTCACAGCGGTTGCTTGCCCGAGGGGTCGAACGGGTTGAGCGCTTGGTATCACAGCTGCTGTCGCTGAGCCGAACCGAGCGCAGCATCGGAAAGGATGCGTTTGCCAAGCTAAGCCTGGACGCCCTGGTGAGCAACGAGGTTGAAGAGCTCAGGGCCTTGGCAGCTTCAAAAAGCCACGTTATGAACCTCGTTCTCGATAGAGCTGACGTTTTCGGCGACGAGTTCTCGCTGGGCTTGCTGGTACGCAACCTTGTCGAGAATGCCATCCGGTATACCCCTGAGCATGGGGTCGTGGTGGTGTCTACCGAACAGACGGGCGAGCAATGCGTCCTTACGGTGGAGGACTCTGGCCCCGGTATTCCGAAGGACCTCCAAGGCCGCGTCTTCGACCGCTTCTACCGTGTGATCGGAAGTGGCGCGGAGGGCAGCGGATTAGGCCTATCTATCGTACAGGAGACACTGGAGGCACATGACGGAGCGATCACCCTTGGCACTTCGCAGTGCCTTAACGGGCTGAAGGTGACGGTTCAATTACCTTCCAGAGCGCAGCAGCCAAGGTAG
- a CDS encoding response regulator transcription factor, whose protein sequence is MRILLAEDDASLGEGIRTALRRAAYAVDWVQDGASALTAIGDGDIDLVVLDLGLPRMDGIDVIRKVRAAGGNVPILVLSARERASDRTLGLDVGADDYLGKPFDTPELLARVRALLRRSVGRTKPTLEAGALSLDPARLTAIWKGHTLDLTRREFALLRLLMEQQGRPLGRETIQQHLYGWDEDVASNAVDVHVHQLRRKLDPGIIRTVRGIGYALGDPSDATA, encoded by the coding sequence ATGCGCATCCTGCTCGCCGAAGACGATGCATCACTCGGGGAAGGCATCCGGACCGCACTACGTCGGGCGGCATACGCCGTGGACTGGGTGCAGGACGGTGCCTCCGCGCTGACCGCCATCGGCGACGGCGACATCGACTTGGTTGTGCTGGACCTGGGTCTGCCACGAATGGACGGGATCGACGTCATTCGCAAGGTGCGCGCAGCGGGCGGAAACGTGCCCATTTTGGTCCTCAGCGCCCGCGAGCGGGCGTCCGACCGCACCCTTGGGCTGGATGTGGGTGCCGACGACTATCTGGGCAAGCCGTTCGACACCCCCGAGCTGCTTGCCCGGGTGCGCGCCCTGCTCCGCCGTAGCGTAGGCCGTACAAAACCGACGTTGGAAGCGGGTGCGCTGAGCCTGGACCCGGCCCGTCTGACCGCCATCTGGAAAGGGCACACCCTCGACTTGACCCGCAGGGAGTTCGCCCTGCTGAGACTGCTCATGGAACAACAAGGCAGGCCGCTTGGGCGGGAGACCATCCAGCAGCACCTGTATGGCTGGGATGAGGACGTGGCCAGCAATGCCGTCGATGTGCATGTCCACCAACTGCGCAGGAAGCTGGATCCCGGCATCATCCGCACGGTGCGGGGGATCGGCTACGCCTTGGGCGACCCCTCGGACGCTACTGCATGA
- a CDS encoding SDR family oxidoreductase translates to MNLAGRTVIVTGASGGIGVALCHALVQAGASIMAVGRNRSRLTSLAAELPAGRLQTVVADLSTPLGRSHLIAALRQANVSPSVLVLGHAQSAFGLFEDQHPDELEHLLQTNLVGSALLIHALLPMLRRHEQASVVAIGSTFGSIGFAGFATYSASKFGLRGLMEALSREHDGTGLSFQYLSPRATRTAFNTPAVDALNAELKVGSDAPKAVAAALVQAIVQGDRRRQLGWPEKLFARINGMFPALVDRSLRAQLPIIRRHASQAQPIQEDSSHEATSR, encoded by the coding sequence ATGAACCTCGCCGGCAGGACCGTCATCGTCACCGGCGCGAGTGGCGGCATCGGCGTGGCGCTGTGCCACGCATTGGTCCAGGCGGGCGCCTCGATCATGGCCGTCGGGCGCAACCGCAGCCGGCTCACCTCACTTGCCGCAGAGCTACCGGCTGGGCGCTTGCAGACCGTGGTCGCTGACCTGTCCACGCCACTGGGCCGCTCGCACCTGATCGCCGCACTCCGACAGGCCAATGTGTCCCCTTCGGTGCTGGTGCTGGGCCACGCCCAGAGCGCGTTCGGTCTGTTCGAAGACCAGCACCCCGATGAACTGGAACACCTGCTGCAGACCAACCTGGTCGGCTCTGCGCTGCTCATCCACGCCCTGTTGCCGATGCTGCGCCGCCACGAACAGGCCAGCGTGGTCGCCATCGGCTCCACCTTTGGCAGCATCGGTTTTGCCGGCTTTGCCACCTACAGCGCCAGCAAGTTCGGCTTGCGCGGCCTGATGGAGGCGTTGTCCCGTGAACACGACGGCACCGGCCTGAGCTTCCAGTATCTCTCTCCGCGCGCCACGCGCACCGCCTTCAATACGCCTGCCGTCGATGCGCTCAATGCAGAGCTCAAGGTCGGCAGCGATGCGCCGAAGGCCGTCGCCGCTGCGCTTGTCCAGGCCATCGTCCAAGGCGATCGGCGCCGCCAGCTCGGCTGGCCGGAGAAGCTGTTCGCCCGCATCAACGGCATGTTCCCGGCGCTGGTCGACCGCAGCCTGCGTGCCCAGCTTCCCATCATCAGGCGCCACGCCTCTCAAGCGCAGCCCATCCAAGAGGACTCCTCTCATGAAGCAACGTCACGGTAA
- a CDS encoding iron-containing redox enzyme family protein, giving the protein MSFHSELLAQTQQERATLISVPIIQSALGGQIAREDYVAFLGQAYHHVRHTVPLLMACGARLPARLEWLRTAIGEYIEEEMGHQEWVLDDLAACGADRAEAAASLPSLATELMVSYAYDTIHRGNPVGFFGMVLVLEGTSVALATRAANTIQTSLDLPRNAFSYLLSHGDLDIEHVGFFEGLMDRLDDPADQQAVIHAARRFYVLYGDIFRTLRQDGVRWAEAA; this is encoded by the coding sequence ATGAGTTTCCATTCCGAACTGCTCGCCCAGACCCAGCAGGAGCGAGCCACCCTGATCTCCGTGCCGATCATCCAGTCCGCGCTGGGGGGCCAGATCGCCCGCGAAGACTACGTCGCCTTCCTCGGGCAGGCTTACCACCATGTCAGGCACACCGTTCCGCTGTTGATGGCCTGCGGCGCGCGTCTGCCCGCCCGGCTTGAATGGCTGCGCACCGCCATCGGCGAGTACATCGAGGAAGAAATGGGCCACCAGGAGTGGGTGCTGGACGACTTGGCGGCCTGCGGTGCCGACCGCGCCGAAGCCGCCGCCAGCCTGCCCTCACTGGCCACCGAGCTGATGGTGAGCTACGCCTATGACACCATCCACCGAGGCAACCCGGTCGGCTTCTTCGGCATGGTGCTGGTCTTGGAGGGAACCAGCGTGGCGCTGGCCACCCGTGCGGCCAACACCATCCAGACCTCGCTCGACCTGCCGCGCAATGCCTTCAGCTACCTGTTGTCCCACGGCGACTTGGACATCGAGCATGTCGGCTTCTTCGAAGGGCTGATGGACCGTCTGGACGACCCCGCCGACCAGCAGGCCGTCATCCATGCCGCCCGGCGCTTCTACGTGCTGTACGGGGACATCTTCCGCACGCTTCGCCAGGACGGCGTGCGCTGGGCGGAGGCCGCGTGA
- a CDS encoding AMP-binding protein, protein MNALTSPLIAGLGRRNARVLTSSAEIGDEQIRQRALRLASRLDLQGIDRVASQLDNGIHWLVLDLAVRELGGVHVPLPTFFSPEQIAHALASSGAQCVVTARGAPAPTGSMGTLGTLDGGTLAQWRTCPATSVDLPASTACVTYTSGTTGRPKGVCLSADTLLTVASSLVQGSSAIAPRRHLCLMPLSTLLENVAGLYATLLSDAQIALPSLAEIGYTGASGLDVPTLLRCLHRYQPESVILVPQLLLAVVMAAESGAPLPASLRYIAVGGGRVGSGLLARARALGLPVFEGYGLTECASVVCLNQPGASRDGSVGKALPHARIAIVDNEIQVDGARALGYLGAEPLPDGPIRTGDLGHVDADGFVHVTGRRKNVFITAFGRNVSPEWVESELLSHPDLVQAVVWGEAQADNVAVLVPRRADLDDAALARAVAEVNAGLPDYARVSRIVRAPAPFTAGAGLLTANGRPRRDAILSHFQAEVDASYRRPASVPSTGVSA, encoded by the coding sequence ATGAACGCGCTGACCTCTCCCCTGATCGCCGGTCTCGGCAGGCGCAACGCACGCGTGCTCACTTCCAGCGCGGAAATTGGCGATGAGCAGATCCGGCAACGCGCATTGCGATTGGCTAGTCGGCTGGACCTGCAAGGCATCGACCGCGTCGCAAGCCAGCTGGACAACGGCATTCACTGGCTGGTCCTGGATCTTGCCGTGCGCGAGCTCGGCGGCGTGCATGTGCCGTTGCCCACATTCTTCTCTCCCGAACAGATCGCTCATGCCCTGGCGTCCAGCGGTGCCCAATGCGTGGTCACCGCCCGGGGCGCGCCTGCGCCAACGGGCAGCATGGGCACACTGGGGACGTTGGACGGCGGGACGCTCGCCCAGTGGCGGACCTGTCCGGCGACGTCGGTCGACCTTCCCGCTAGCACCGCATGCGTGACCTACACCTCCGGCACCACCGGCCGCCCCAAGGGCGTGTGCCTGTCGGCCGACACGCTGCTCACGGTCGCCAGTTCACTGGTGCAAGGATCGTCTGCGATTGCCCCGCGCCGCCACCTCTGCCTGATGCCGCTCTCCACGCTCCTGGAGAACGTCGCCGGGCTGTATGCAACGCTACTCTCGGACGCGCAGATCGCGCTCCCATCGCTGGCGGAGATCGGCTACACCGGCGCCTCGGGCCTGGACGTGCCGACGCTGTTGCGGTGCCTGCACCGCTATCAGCCGGAGAGCGTCATCCTGGTGCCTCAGCTGTTACTGGCGGTGGTGATGGCCGCCGAAAGCGGTGCTCCCCTGCCCGCCTCGCTGCGCTACATCGCCGTCGGCGGTGGGCGCGTGGGGTCGGGGCTGCTTGCACGGGCGCGCGCCCTGGGGCTGCCGGTCTTCGAAGGCTATGGGCTGACCGAATGTGCCTCGGTGGTCTGCCTCAATCAACCCGGTGCGAGCCGGGATGGCAGCGTCGGCAAAGCGCTTCCACACGCTCGTATCGCCATTGTCGACAATGAAATCCAGGTCGATGGGGCACGCGCACTGGGCTACCTCGGTGCCGAACCGCTTCCCGACGGTCCCATCCGCACGGGCGACCTGGGCCACGTCGACGCTGACGGATTCGTCCACGTCACCGGCCGCCGCAAGAATGTCTTCATCACCGCGTTCGGTCGGAATGTCTCGCCGGAATGGGTGGAGAGCGAGCTGCTTTCCCACCCGGACCTTGTCCAGGCGGTGGTATGGGGCGAAGCACAGGCCGACAACGTCGCCGTGCTGGTTCCGCGTCGCGCCGACCTGGACGATGCCGCCCTCGCCCGCGCCGTCGCCGAGGTCAACGCCGGCCTGCCCGACTACGCCCGCGTCTCGCGCATCGTGCGCGCACCGGCACCATTCACTGCAGGTGCCGGGCTGCTCACCGCCAATGGGCGCCCGCGTCGCGACGCCATCCTGTCCCATTTCCAGGCCGAGGTCGATGCGAGCTATCGCCGTCCCGCCTCCGTTCCTTCCACGGGAGTATCCGCATGA
- a CDS encoding thermostable hemolysin, with protein MLAMSWIPTSLAVTFPSHLPQSQVVGQQDSNRSEVEQFIAHVYRERYGATLHAFLPHLLAFRDGQGHLVAAVGMRVGSEGPLFVEQYLDEPVQAILSHREIANVGRDRIAEIGNFAATTPGIARELIVRLTEMLHAARVRWVLFAATQQLRNTLDRLHLVTVELGEASPERLTGDASQWGSYYQARPKVVCGNVAAGRAFLHQARKHDARAKTDPDSSLQAMVGAQ; from the coding sequence ATGCTCGCCATGTCCTGGATCCCCACCTCCCTCGCTGTCACGTTCCCCTCCCACCTGCCGCAGTCGCAGGTGGTGGGCCAGCAAGACTCAAACCGCAGCGAGGTGGAGCAGTTCATCGCCCACGTATACCGCGAGCGCTACGGTGCCACCCTGCACGCGTTCCTGCCCCATCTGCTTGCGTTCCGGGATGGACAGGGGCACCTGGTGGCGGCGGTCGGCATGCGCGTGGGCAGCGAAGGCCCGTTGTTTGTCGAGCAATATCTCGATGAACCGGTGCAGGCCATCCTCTCGCATCGGGAGATCGCCAATGTGGGCCGCGACCGCATCGCTGAGATCGGCAACTTTGCCGCCACCACGCCCGGCATCGCCCGTGAACTGATTGTCCGGTTGACCGAGATGCTGCATGCCGCACGCGTGCGCTGGGTGCTGTTCGCGGCCACCCAACAGCTGCGCAACACCCTCGACAGACTGCATCTGGTGACGGTGGAACTTGGCGAGGCAAGCCCAGAGCGACTCACCGGCGATGCCTCCCAGTGGGGCAGCTACTACCAGGCCCGGCCGAAGGTGGTCTGTGGGAATGTCGCCGCCGGACGTGCGTTCTTGCATCAAGCACGAAAACACGATGCGCGCGCCAAAACGGATCCTGATTCGTCTCTGCAAGCCATGGTGGGGGCGCAATGA